The following are from one region of the Stanieria sp. NIES-3757 genome:
- a CDS encoding putative YrdC-like RNA-binding protein has translation MLQQIVQKNWKLVPEIKNRLQAGEVLILPTDTVYALVVNGNNHQALTKLRKIKPPASPQPLTIFTRREKADQVVMVNRAAEEMMSHFPYPVTMIMPAKPSVSEIITDGYKSVFIACPDRFIYDLVNELPFPLVGLAASFADTKVTDGNLAQRFFGDKVSLIIDGGQCKYGRSGTLIDFTVEIPTIMTFGTVSVDDLRPLVSQIVLPSHLMK, from the coding sequence ATGTTACAACAAATTGTTCAGAAAAATTGGAAGTTAGTACCTGAAATCAAAAACCGCTTACAAGCAGGAGAGGTCTTAATTCTACCTACAGATACAGTTTATGCCTTAGTTGTCAATGGTAATAATCATCAAGCTTTAACCAAACTGAGAAAGATTAAACCTCCTGCATCTCCTCAACCTTTAACTATATTTACCCGTAGAGAAAAAGCCGACCAAGTAGTAATGGTTAATCGGGCAGCAGAGGAAATGATGAGCCATTTTCCTTACCCTGTAACGATGATTATGCCAGCCAAACCTTCTGTATCTGAAATTATTACTGATGGCTACAAAAGCGTATTTATAGCTTGTCCTGATCGCTTTATTTACGATTTGGTTAACGAATTACCTTTTCCTCTAGTAGGACTTGCTGCTTCTTTTGCAGACACTAAAGTTACTGATGGCAACTTAGCCCAACGTTTTTTTGGGGACAAAGTTTCTTTAATTATTGATGGTGGTCAATGTAAATATGGTCGCAGTGGAACTCTGATAGATTTTACTGTAGAAATTCCGACAATTATGACTTTTGGCACAGTTTCAGTTGATGACTTAAGACCTTTAGTTTCTCAAATCGTTTTACCTTCCCATTTGATGAAATAA
- a CDS encoding GAF sensor signal transduction histidine kinase, with protein sequence MSISKSVVVQLLKQFPSWRPQMYFKSSLTALSHAMEDRVLASSDSPLIIASFQKERFYRQEAHRYRRIANKTNQVYVLAAPEAEFKHSSHVYETIAFEPTDSLAQEWHLVVVGEDYASCLICREKTNSISDKQTSSAMDNSRRFEGIWTFDRQISLKAADLLLQRILKYRPELGQKIEEGRKLYWATNTTLKQTAKLSPKELKKLENNNPDPFVQRLVSYLQAGHYKLLKANKSLAIKQQKEQLLNSVTDAIRRSLDTEEILQVAVQKLGEGLKVCRCIVYRCSEKDSAAIINHEFISSGIKSVKGQIWQLKDNPLFEEVVELRDSLRIDNTRLDPRINQQAWQQGTGEYLTKLVQSCSISSWLLVPVLYQDRLLGMMELHHCDEVPIVWKEDDVALVDAIATQVGVALIQAESYANLEDLNEQLEALDRTRSNLVAITGHELRTPLSTIQVCLESLASEPDMSPELRQVMLNTALTDAERMRNLIQDFLTLSRLESGRVEWNSEPLSINECIELAISNVRSRLSQAKLPQIVNLTPAELPLVQADGEWLVEVLAKLLDNACKFTNIEGNITIAVKPKLGNKLEVTITDTGRGIEPNRLETVFERFYQEEGALRRSAGGTGLGLAICRQIVKNWGGKIWAESEGRDQGSQFHFTIPVFSEVLGNNQAVTSELNQPTKKTKSQKKHNTQRKN encoded by the coding sequence ATGAGCATATCTAAGTCTGTGGTAGTTCAGCTACTGAAACAGTTTCCCAGTTGGCGACCACAAATGTACTTTAAATCTTCTCTGACTGCTTTATCGCACGCGATGGAAGATCGAGTTTTGGCAAGTTCAGACTCTCCTTTAATTATTGCTTCTTTTCAAAAAGAACGTTTTTATCGTCAAGAAGCCCATCGTTATCGACGTATTGCCAACAAAACTAACCAAGTTTACGTTTTAGCTGCACCAGAAGCTGAATTTAAGCATAGTTCTCATGTTTATGAAACAATTGCTTTTGAACCTACTGATAGTTTGGCGCAAGAATGGCATTTGGTTGTGGTTGGAGAAGATTACGCTAGCTGTTTGATTTGTCGCGAAAAAACTAACTCTATCAGTGATAAACAAACGAGTTCGGCAATGGATAATAGTCGTCGTTTTGAAGGAATCTGGACTTTTGACCGCCAAATCAGTCTTAAAGCTGCCGATCTTCTTTTGCAGCGAATTTTAAAATATCGACCAGAATTAGGTCAAAAAATCGAGGAAGGACGCAAACTTTACTGGGCTACCAATACAACTTTGAAACAAACGGCAAAACTTTCACCAAAAGAATTAAAAAAACTAGAAAATAATAATCCCGATCCTTTTGTACAAAGATTAGTAAGTTATTTACAAGCGGGTCATTATAAACTACTAAAAGCTAATAAATCGCTGGCGATTAAACAACAAAAAGAACAGTTATTAAATTCAGTAACTGATGCGATTAGACGCTCTTTAGATACGGAAGAAATTTTACAAGTTGCTGTACAAAAATTGGGAGAAGGTTTAAAAGTTTGTCGTTGTATTGTATATCGCTGTAGTGAAAAAGATAGCGCAGCAATTATTAATCATGAATTTATTAGCTCAGGCATAAAATCAGTTAAAGGACAAATTTGGCAGTTAAAAGATAATCCTTTATTTGAAGAAGTAGTTGAATTAAGAGATAGTTTACGAATTGATAATACTCGTCTGGATCCTAGAATTAATCAACAAGCTTGGCAACAAGGTACAGGAGAATATTTAACTAAGTTAGTGCAAAGTTGTTCCATTTCTTCTTGGTTGTTAGTTCCAGTTTTGTATCAAGACCGATTATTAGGCATGATGGAATTGCATCACTGTGATGAAGTTCCGATTGTTTGGAAAGAAGACGATGTTGCCCTAGTAGACGCGATCGCAACTCAAGTAGGAGTGGCTTTAATTCAAGCAGAATCCTATGCTAATTTAGAAGATCTCAACGAACAATTAGAAGCTTTAGATCGTACTCGTTCTAATTTAGTGGCAATTACAGGACATGAACTACGTACGCCTCTATCAACTATTCAAGTCTGTTTAGAAAGTTTAGCTAGCGAACCCGATATGTCTCCTGAATTACGTCAGGTGATGCTTAATACAGCTTTAACTGATGCCGAAAGAATGCGTAATCTAATTCAAGATTTCCTGACGTTATCTCGTCTGGAAAGTGGCAGAGTCGAGTGGAATAGCGAACCTTTATCAATTAATGAATGTATCGAACTGGCAATTAGCAATGTGCGATCGCGCCTTAGTCAAGCAAAACTTCCCCAAATCGTAAATCTGACTCCTGCTGAATTACCTTTGGTACAAGCAGATGGAGAATGGCTAGTAGAAGTATTGGCAAAATTACTTGATAATGCCTGCAAATTTACTAATATTGAGGGAAATATTACGATCGCAGTTAAACCTAAACTTGGTAACAAATTAGAAGTCACGATCACCGATACAGGTAGGGGTATTGAACCTAATCGCCTAGAAACAGTTTTTGAGCGATTTTATCAAGAAGAAGGAGCTTTAAGACGTAGCGCAGGAGGAACAGGTCTAGGATTAGCTATTTGTCGACAAATTGTCAAAAATTGGGGTGGAAAAATTTGGGCGGAATCAGAAGGAAGGGATCAAGGTAGCCAGTTTCATTTTACTATTCCTGTTTTTAGTGAGGTTTTGGGCAATAATCAAGCTGTTACTTCTGAGTTAAACCAACCGACCAAAAAAACCAAATCGCAAAAAAAACATAACACTCAACGAAAAAACTAA
- the psaD gene encoding photosystem I reaction center subunit II: protein MAEQLTGKAPQFGGSTGGLLTKAEVEEKYAITWTSPKEQVFEMPTGGAAIMNEGDNILYLARKEQCIAMGAQLRTKFKPRIENYKIYRIYPNGEIQYLHPADGVFPEKVNEGREYNGKIDRKIGDNPNPSTIKFSGKATYEV, encoded by the coding sequence ATGGCAGAACAACTTACTGGAAAAGCACCCCAATTTGGTGGCAGCACCGGCGGTTTACTCACTAAAGCAGAAGTAGAGGAAAAATACGCCATTACCTGGACTAGTCCTAAAGAACAGGTATTTGAAATGCCTACTGGTGGTGCAGCAATTATGAATGAAGGAGACAATATCCTTTATTTAGCTCGTAAAGAGCAATGTATCGCTATGGGAGCGCAACTGCGGACTAAATTTAAACCCAGAATTGAAAATTATAAAATTTACCGCATTTATCCTAATGGGGAAATTCAATACCTCCATCCTGCTGATGGTGTTTTTCCTGAAAAAGTTAATGAAGGTCGTGAATACAACGGCAAAATTGACAGAAAAATTGGTGATAATCCTAATCCATCAACCATAAAATTCTCTGGTAAAGCTACTTACGAAGTTTAA
- a CDS encoding anthranilate synthase component I — MIFPDFTQFSALAEQGNFVPVYQELVADLETPVSAWYKVCAGQPYSFLLESVEGGETLGRYSFLGCDPVWVLEARGEVTTQAYRDGSVNHFSGNPFEILAQCLEPIKPVKLPQLPPGIGGLFGVWGYELIRWIEPRVPVYEPTSEDLPDGVWMQVDNLIIFDQVKRKIWAIAYADLREPNTDLQQAYQEACDRAAKLVLKLQLPLPVEAKSLEWKATDQYTEKPPLTYSSNTSEELFCQNVLKAKEYIRAGDIFQVVLSQRLSTTYTGHPFNLYRSLRVVNPSPYMAYYQFGDWQLIGSSPEVMVKAERSENDKIKATLRPIAGTRKRGINQAQDRALAEDLLQDPKEIAEHVMLVDLGRNDLGRVCIKGSVTVDELMVIERYSHVMHIVSNVIGELEADKTAWDLLKACFPAGTVSGAPKIRAMEIINELEPERRGPYSGVYGYYDFEGQLNSAITIRTMVVRPQSNNRHLVSVQAGAGLVADSVPEQEYQETLNKARGLLEAIRSLN; from the coding sequence ATGATTTTCCCCGATTTTACTCAGTTTTCTGCCCTTGCCGAGCAAGGCAATTTTGTACCTGTTTATCAAGAGTTAGTCGCGGATTTGGAAACCCCTGTATCGGCATGGTATAAAGTTTGTGCTGGTCAACCCTACAGTTTTTTATTAGAGTCAGTTGAAGGTGGAGAAACCCTTGGACGTTATAGTTTTCTTGGTTGCGATCCCGTTTGGGTACTAGAAGCTAGAGGAGAAGTAACCACTCAAGCTTATCGAGATGGCTCAGTTAATCATTTTAGTGGTAATCCGTTTGAAATTTTGGCTCAATGTCTCGAACCAATTAAGCCCGTAAAATTGCCTCAATTACCACCAGGAATTGGGGGATTATTCGGAGTTTGGGGTTATGAATTAATTCGTTGGATTGAACCAAGAGTACCAGTCTATGAGCCAACCTCGGAAGACTTACCTGATGGTGTTTGGATGCAGGTTGATAATCTAATTATCTTCGATCAGGTCAAACGTAAAATATGGGCGATCGCTTATGCCGATCTCAGAGAGCCAAATACTGATTTACAACAAGCTTATCAAGAGGCGTGCGATCGCGCTGCTAAGTTGGTCTTAAAATTACAATTACCGCTACCAGTAGAAGCTAAATCTTTAGAGTGGAAAGCAACGGATCAATATACAGAAAAACCACCATTAACTTATTCGAGTAATACCTCTGAAGAATTATTTTGTCAGAATGTTTTAAAAGCAAAAGAATATATTCGGGCAGGGGATATTTTTCAAGTAGTTTTATCGCAGCGATTATCAACTACTTACACTGGTCATCCTTTTAATTTGTATCGTTCGCTACGAGTAGTCAATCCCTCGCCTTATATGGCTTATTATCAGTTTGGGGATTGGCAACTGATTGGTTCCTCTCCAGAAGTAATGGTCAAAGCCGAACGTTCGGAGAATGACAAAATTAAAGCAACTCTTAGACCGATTGCAGGCACAAGAAAAAGAGGAATTAACCAAGCTCAAGACCGAGCTTTGGCAGAAGATTTATTACAAGACCCCAAAGAAATTGCCGAACACGTAATGCTAGTAGACCTAGGACGTAACGATCTTGGTCGTGTCTGTATCAAAGGTAGCGTTACAGTAGACGAATTGATGGTGATTGAACGCTATTCCCATGTGATGCACATTGTCAGTAATGTAATTGGAGAGTTAGAAGCAGATAAAACTGCTTGGGATTTACTTAAAGCTTGTTTTCCTGCCGGTACAGTCAGTGGCGCGCCCAAAATTCGGGCAATGGAGATTATTAACGAATTAGAACCAGAACGCCGTGGTCCTTATTCAGGAGTTTATGGCTACTATGATTTTGAAGGACAACTAAATAGCGCGATTACAATCAGAACGATGGTAGTTCGTCCCCAATCAAACAACCGTCATTTAGTATCTGTGCAAGCAGGGGCTGGTTTGGTAGCTGATTCTGTTCCCGAACAGGAATATCAAGAGACTCTGAATAAAGCTAGGGGACTTTTAGAAGCAATTCGTAGTCTTAACTAA